In Sparus aurata chromosome 3, fSpaAur1.1, whole genome shotgun sequence, the following are encoded in one genomic region:
- the slc39a4 gene encoding zinc transporter ZIP4 isoform X4, whose protein sequence is MQPCVGCDLTHAVHQLFGNHSVHGEDEAGRGETNVTVSVAQFPALAAGSVLYLTSPELVCNASKHGTWGDETEHFLHDITHGEHHEHRHVKSEPHQEHNHEHIDVHGLKVVIQELHDHYEPLNSEGNQSCLTAIDIMTEVNASSPDQRLEVGAVLGRVLYHALQGRCFISRALPEESFFLDYIMNRLGSENFTVADLEAFMRRLNLGPNPEEDHDHGHDHDHGHDHDHGHEHDHHEDEQAEHDHSGVRRRGRSSHEHHEVHEGNTTWDQSCFSAEDLVLIYNLPDNRTSGLGRSDVARLSPALVQQILSGACADVTNPKTPDQLSMMERYIYATVANVVITLTSMFGIVLLLCTSCTSMFQLCIQFCISMAVGSLTGDALLHLLPMFLGLHVHSGESSDHNHSHEEGLPDYVSKMLVLIAGIYYFYLMETIFSLITYKKNHHHHQHHHGEDSEPHHCDHGRVLELYQQERRRKDKSASKSDLVGDNEKSLSEPKERTREQRLLPYMITIGDGIHNFADGLAMGAAFSLSWKSGLATSLAVLCHELPHELGDFAILLHSGVSVRKALLLNVGSAMTSFVGMYIALSVATDVATQQWIAAITAGLFLYVGLADMLPTMIHISNKRPWLMFLLQNVGLLTGWGILLLLSLYEEKISF, encoded by the exons ATGCAACCTTGTGTTGGG TGTGACCTAACGCACGCCGTCCACCAGCTGTTCGGCAACCACTCCGTCCACGGAGAGGATGAAGCCGGACGAGGGGAGACAAACGTAACCGTCAGCGTGGCTCAGTTCCCTGCACTCGCTGCCGGATCCGTCCTGTACCTCACATCTCCCGAGCTGGTCTGCAACGCGTCAAAGCACGGGACGTGGGGCGACGAGACGGAGCATTTCctacatgacatcacacacgGGGAACACCATGAACACCGGCATGTAAAGAGCGAGCCTCACCAGGAACACAATCACGAGCACATAGATGTTCACGGATTAAAGGTGGTGATCCAGGAGCTCCATGATCACTATGAGCCTCTGAACAGTGAG GGTAACCAGAGCTGTCTCACAGCAATTGACATCATGACAGAGGTGAACGCATCGTCACCAGACCAGAGACTGGAAGTGGGTGCCGTTTTGGGTCGCGTCCTGTATCACGCCTTACAAGGTCGCTGCTTCATCAGCCGGGCTCTACCTGAGGAGAGCTTCTTCCTGGACTACATCATGAACCGCCTGGGGTCGGAGAACTTCACTGTCGCGG ATCTGGAGGCTTTCATGAGGAGGCTGAACCTCGGACCAAACCCAGAGGAGGATCACGATCACGGACACGACCACGATCACGGACACGACCACGATCACGGACACGAACACGATCACCATGAAGATGAACAAGCGGAACACGATCACAGTGGTGTAAGACGGAGAGGGAGGAGCAGCCACGAACATCACGAGGTGCATGAAGGCAACACCACCTGGGATCAG TCCTGTTTCTCAGCTGAGGATCTGGTCCTGATCTACAACCTGCCAGACAACAGAACCTCCGGACTGGGTCGGTCCGACGTGGCTCGGCTCAGCCCCGCGCTCGTCCAGCAGATCCTGAGCGGAGCCTGTGCTGACGTCACTAATCCAAAAACACCAGATCAGCTCAGCATGATGGAAC GATACATCTATGCAACCGTTGCCAATGTGGTGATAACTCTGACGTCCATGTTTGGCAtcgtgctgctgctgtgcactTCCTGTACCAGCATGTTCCAGCTCTGTATCCAGTTCTGCATCAGCATGGCTGTCGGTTCACTGACTGGAGATGCATTACTGCACCTGCTGCCCATG TTTCTAGGTTTACACGTGCACTCGGGCGAATCCAGCGACCACAATCATTCCCACGAGGAAGGACTTCCAGACTACGTCTCCAAGATGTTGGTGTTGATAGCCGGGATCTACTACTTCTATCTGATGGAAACGATCTTCTCTCTGatcacatacaaaaaaaatcaccaccatcatcaacatcatcacgGG GAGGATTCGGAGCCTCACCACTGCGACCATGGGAGGGTTTTGGAGTTGTATCAACAGGAAAGGAGACGAAAAGACAAGTCAGCTTCAAAATCAGACCTG GTCGGTGACAATGAGAAATCTCTCTCGGAGCCAAAAGAGCGCACCAGAG AGCAGCGTCTGCTGCCTTACATGATAACTATCGGGGACGGGATCCACAACTTTGCAGACGGCTTAGCGATGGGCGCTGCGTTCTCCCTGTCGTGGAAGTCTGGCCTGGCCACATCACTCGCTGTGCTCTGCCATGAACTACCTCATGAACTGG GtgattttgccattttgctcCACAGCGGTGTGTCAGTCCGCAAGGCGCTGCTTTTAAACGTCGGCAGCGCCATGACCTCGTTCGTCGGCATGTACATCGCTCTGTCTGTGGCCACGGACGTCGCTACCCAACAGTGGATAGCTGCCATTACTGCAGGGCTCTTCCTGTATGTGGGACTGGCTGATATG CTCCCCACCATGATCCACATCAGCAACAAGAGACCCTGGCTGATGTTCCTGCTGCAGAATGTCGGCCTTCTGACCGGCTGGggtattctgctgctgctgtcactttatgaagaaaaaatcaGCTTCTAA
- the slc39a4 gene encoding zinc transporter ZIP4 isoform X2, with product MALSYVPFALYPGLPPFHYRNKAYTCDLTHAVHQLFGNHSVHGEDEAGRGETNVTVSVAQFPALAAGSVLYLTSPELVCNASKHGTWGDETEHFLHDITHGEHHEHRHVKSEPHQEHNHEHIDVHGLKVVIQELHDHYEPLNSEGNQSCLTAIDIMTEVNASSPDQRLEVGAVLGRVLYHALQGRCFISRALPEESFFLDYIMNRLGSENFTVADLEAFMRRLNLGPNPEEDHDHGHDHDHGHDHDHGHEHDHHEDEQAEHDHSGVRRRGRSSHEHHEVHEGNTTWDQSCFSAEDLVLIYNLPDNRTSGLGRSDVARLSPALVQQILSGACADVTNPKTPDQLSMMERYIYATVANVVITLTSMFGIVLLLCTSCTSMFQLCIQFCISMAVGSLTGDALLHLLPMFLGLHVHSGESSDHNHSHEEGLPDYVSKMLVLIAGIYYFYLMETIFSLITYKKNHHHHQHHHGEDSEPHHCDHGRVLELYQQERRRKDKSASKSDLVGDNEKSLSEPKERTREQRLLPYMITIGDGIHNFADGLAMGAAFSLSWKSGLATSLAVLCHELPHELGDFAILLHSGVSVRKALLLNVGSAMTSFVGMYIALSVATDVATQQWIAAITAGLFLYVGLADMLPTMIHISNKRPWLMFLLQNVGLLTGWGILLLLSLYEEKISF from the exons ATGGCGCTGTCCTATGTCCCATTTGCATTGTATCCTGGTTTGCCTCCTTTTCATTATCGGAATAAGGCATATACA TGTGACCTAACGCACGCCGTCCACCAGCTGTTCGGCAACCACTCCGTCCACGGAGAGGATGAAGCCGGACGAGGGGAGACAAACGTAACCGTCAGCGTGGCTCAGTTCCCTGCACTCGCTGCCGGATCCGTCCTGTACCTCACATCTCCCGAGCTGGTCTGCAACGCGTCAAAGCACGGGACGTGGGGCGACGAGACGGAGCATTTCctacatgacatcacacacgGGGAACACCATGAACACCGGCATGTAAAGAGCGAGCCTCACCAGGAACACAATCACGAGCACATAGATGTTCACGGATTAAAGGTGGTGATCCAGGAGCTCCATGATCACTATGAGCCTCTGAACAGTGAG GGTAACCAGAGCTGTCTCACAGCAATTGACATCATGACAGAGGTGAACGCATCGTCACCAGACCAGAGACTGGAAGTGGGTGCCGTTTTGGGTCGCGTCCTGTATCACGCCTTACAAGGTCGCTGCTTCATCAGCCGGGCTCTACCTGAGGAGAGCTTCTTCCTGGACTACATCATGAACCGCCTGGGGTCGGAGAACTTCACTGTCGCGG ATCTGGAGGCTTTCATGAGGAGGCTGAACCTCGGACCAAACCCAGAGGAGGATCACGATCACGGACACGACCACGATCACGGACACGACCACGATCACGGACACGAACACGATCACCATGAAGATGAACAAGCGGAACACGATCACAGTGGTGTAAGACGGAGAGGGAGGAGCAGCCACGAACATCACGAGGTGCATGAAGGCAACACCACCTGGGATCAG TCCTGTTTCTCAGCTGAGGATCTGGTCCTGATCTACAACCTGCCAGACAACAGAACCTCCGGACTGGGTCGGTCCGACGTGGCTCGGCTCAGCCCCGCGCTCGTCCAGCAGATCCTGAGCGGAGCCTGTGCTGACGTCACTAATCCAAAAACACCAGATCAGCTCAGCATGATGGAAC GATACATCTATGCAACCGTTGCCAATGTGGTGATAACTCTGACGTCCATGTTTGGCAtcgtgctgctgctgtgcactTCCTGTACCAGCATGTTCCAGCTCTGTATCCAGTTCTGCATCAGCATGGCTGTCGGTTCACTGACTGGAGATGCATTACTGCACCTGCTGCCCATG TTTCTAGGTTTACACGTGCACTCGGGCGAATCCAGCGACCACAATCATTCCCACGAGGAAGGACTTCCAGACTACGTCTCCAAGATGTTGGTGTTGATAGCCGGGATCTACTACTTCTATCTGATGGAAACGATCTTCTCTCTGatcacatacaaaaaaaatcaccaccatcatcaacatcatcacgGG GAGGATTCGGAGCCTCACCACTGCGACCATGGGAGGGTTTTGGAGTTGTATCAACAGGAAAGGAGACGAAAAGACAAGTCAGCTTCAAAATCAGACCTG GTCGGTGACAATGAGAAATCTCTCTCGGAGCCAAAAGAGCGCACCAGAG AGCAGCGTCTGCTGCCTTACATGATAACTATCGGGGACGGGATCCACAACTTTGCAGACGGCTTAGCGATGGGCGCTGCGTTCTCCCTGTCGTGGAAGTCTGGCCTGGCCACATCACTCGCTGTGCTCTGCCATGAACTACCTCATGAACTGG GtgattttgccattttgctcCACAGCGGTGTGTCAGTCCGCAAGGCGCTGCTTTTAAACGTCGGCAGCGCCATGACCTCGTTCGTCGGCATGTACATCGCTCTGTCTGTGGCCACGGACGTCGCTACCCAACAGTGGATAGCTGCCATTACTGCAGGGCTCTTCCTGTATGTGGGACTGGCTGATATG CTCCCCACCATGATCCACATCAGCAACAAGAGACCCTGGCTGATGTTCCTGCTGCAGAATGTCGGCCTTCTGACCGGCTGGggtattctgctgctgctgtcactttatgaagaaaaaatcaGCTTCTAA
- the slc39a4 gene encoding zinc transporter ZIP4 isoform X1 — MFCTALLLLASLGSFGPVSGSPAVEEAYRAVISVVSPGQQHLTGESLHSLFNTLGDRVQCGAVPCEKCDLTHAVHQLFGNHSVHGEDEAGRGETNVTVSVAQFPALAAGSVLYLTSPELVCNASKHGTWGDETEHFLHDITHGEHHEHRHVKSEPHQEHNHEHIDVHGLKVVIQELHDHYEPLNSEGNQSCLTAIDIMTEVNASSPDQRLEVGAVLGRVLYHALQGRCFISRALPEESFFLDYIMNRLGSENFTVADLEAFMRRLNLGPNPEEDHDHGHDHDHGHDHDHGHEHDHHEDEQAEHDHSGVRRRGRSSHEHHEVHEGNTTWDQSCFSAEDLVLIYNLPDNRTSGLGRSDVARLSPALVQQILSGACADVTNPKTPDQLSMMERYIYATVANVVITLTSMFGIVLLLCTSCTSMFQLCIQFCISMAVGSLTGDALLHLLPMFLGLHVHSGESSDHNHSHEEGLPDYVSKMLVLIAGIYYFYLMETIFSLITYKKNHHHHQHHHGEDSEPHHCDHGRVLELYQQERRRKDKSASKSDLVGDNEKSLSEPKERTREQRLLPYMITIGDGIHNFADGLAMGAAFSLSWKSGLATSLAVLCHELPHELGDFAILLHSGVSVRKALLLNVGSAMTSFVGMYIALSVATDVATQQWIAAITAGLFLYVGLADMLPTMIHISNKRPWLMFLLQNVGLLTGWGILLLLSLYEEKISF; from the exons ATGTTTTGCACCGCGCTTCTGCTACTCGCCAGTTTGGGTTCGTTCGGTCCCGTTTCGGGCTCTCCCGCCGTAGAGGAGGCGTACAGGGCGGTGATCAGCGTCGTGTCTCCGGGCCAGCAGCATCTGACCGGGGAGTCCCTTCACTCCCTCTTTAATACACTGGGGGACCGTGTGCAGTGCGGCGCAGTGCCGTGTGAAAAG TGTGACCTAACGCACGCCGTCCACCAGCTGTTCGGCAACCACTCCGTCCACGGAGAGGATGAAGCCGGACGAGGGGAGACAAACGTAACCGTCAGCGTGGCTCAGTTCCCTGCACTCGCTGCCGGATCCGTCCTGTACCTCACATCTCCCGAGCTGGTCTGCAACGCGTCAAAGCACGGGACGTGGGGCGACGAGACGGAGCATTTCctacatgacatcacacacgGGGAACACCATGAACACCGGCATGTAAAGAGCGAGCCTCACCAGGAACACAATCACGAGCACATAGATGTTCACGGATTAAAGGTGGTGATCCAGGAGCTCCATGATCACTATGAGCCTCTGAACAGTGAG GGTAACCAGAGCTGTCTCACAGCAATTGACATCATGACAGAGGTGAACGCATCGTCACCAGACCAGAGACTGGAAGTGGGTGCCGTTTTGGGTCGCGTCCTGTATCACGCCTTACAAGGTCGCTGCTTCATCAGCCGGGCTCTACCTGAGGAGAGCTTCTTCCTGGACTACATCATGAACCGCCTGGGGTCGGAGAACTTCACTGTCGCGG ATCTGGAGGCTTTCATGAGGAGGCTGAACCTCGGACCAAACCCAGAGGAGGATCACGATCACGGACACGACCACGATCACGGACACGACCACGATCACGGACACGAACACGATCACCATGAAGATGAACAAGCGGAACACGATCACAGTGGTGTAAGACGGAGAGGGAGGAGCAGCCACGAACATCACGAGGTGCATGAAGGCAACACCACCTGGGATCAG TCCTGTTTCTCAGCTGAGGATCTGGTCCTGATCTACAACCTGCCAGACAACAGAACCTCCGGACTGGGTCGGTCCGACGTGGCTCGGCTCAGCCCCGCGCTCGTCCAGCAGATCCTGAGCGGAGCCTGTGCTGACGTCACTAATCCAAAAACACCAGATCAGCTCAGCATGATGGAAC GATACATCTATGCAACCGTTGCCAATGTGGTGATAACTCTGACGTCCATGTTTGGCAtcgtgctgctgctgtgcactTCCTGTACCAGCATGTTCCAGCTCTGTATCCAGTTCTGCATCAGCATGGCTGTCGGTTCACTGACTGGAGATGCATTACTGCACCTGCTGCCCATG TTTCTAGGTTTACACGTGCACTCGGGCGAATCCAGCGACCACAATCATTCCCACGAGGAAGGACTTCCAGACTACGTCTCCAAGATGTTGGTGTTGATAGCCGGGATCTACTACTTCTATCTGATGGAAACGATCTTCTCTCTGatcacatacaaaaaaaatcaccaccatcatcaacatcatcacgGG GAGGATTCGGAGCCTCACCACTGCGACCATGGGAGGGTTTTGGAGTTGTATCAACAGGAAAGGAGACGAAAAGACAAGTCAGCTTCAAAATCAGACCTG GTCGGTGACAATGAGAAATCTCTCTCGGAGCCAAAAGAGCGCACCAGAG AGCAGCGTCTGCTGCCTTACATGATAACTATCGGGGACGGGATCCACAACTTTGCAGACGGCTTAGCGATGGGCGCTGCGTTCTCCCTGTCGTGGAAGTCTGGCCTGGCCACATCACTCGCTGTGCTCTGCCATGAACTACCTCATGAACTGG GtgattttgccattttgctcCACAGCGGTGTGTCAGTCCGCAAGGCGCTGCTTTTAAACGTCGGCAGCGCCATGACCTCGTTCGTCGGCATGTACATCGCTCTGTCTGTGGCCACGGACGTCGCTACCCAACAGTGGATAGCTGCCATTACTGCAGGGCTCTTCCTGTATGTGGGACTGGCTGATATG CTCCCCACCATGATCCACATCAGCAACAAGAGACCCTGGCTGATGTTCCTGCTGCAGAATGTCGGCCTTCTGACCGGCTGGggtattctgctgctgctgtcactttatgaagaaaaaatcaGCTTCTAA
- the slc39a4 gene encoding zinc transporter ZIP4 isoform X3 → MNATLCWGESSNECDLTHAVHQLFGNHSVHGEDEAGRGETNVTVSVAQFPALAAGSVLYLTSPELVCNASKHGTWGDETEHFLHDITHGEHHEHRHVKSEPHQEHNHEHIDVHGLKVVIQELHDHYEPLNSEGNQSCLTAIDIMTEVNASSPDQRLEVGAVLGRVLYHALQGRCFISRALPEESFFLDYIMNRLGSENFTVADLEAFMRRLNLGPNPEEDHDHGHDHDHGHDHDHGHEHDHHEDEQAEHDHSGVRRRGRSSHEHHEVHEGNTTWDQSCFSAEDLVLIYNLPDNRTSGLGRSDVARLSPALVQQILSGACADVTNPKTPDQLSMMERYIYATVANVVITLTSMFGIVLLLCTSCTSMFQLCIQFCISMAVGSLTGDALLHLLPMFLGLHVHSGESSDHNHSHEEGLPDYVSKMLVLIAGIYYFYLMETIFSLITYKKNHHHHQHHHGEDSEPHHCDHGRVLELYQQERRRKDKSASKSDLVGDNEKSLSEPKERTREQRLLPYMITIGDGIHNFADGLAMGAAFSLSWKSGLATSLAVLCHELPHELGDFAILLHSGVSVRKALLLNVGSAMTSFVGMYIALSVATDVATQQWIAAITAGLFLYVGLADMLPTMIHISNKRPWLMFLLQNVGLLTGWGILLLLSLYEEKISF, encoded by the exons ATGAATGCAACCTTGTGTTGGGGTGAATCCAGCAATGAA TGTGACCTAACGCACGCCGTCCACCAGCTGTTCGGCAACCACTCCGTCCACGGAGAGGATGAAGCCGGACGAGGGGAGACAAACGTAACCGTCAGCGTGGCTCAGTTCCCTGCACTCGCTGCCGGATCCGTCCTGTACCTCACATCTCCCGAGCTGGTCTGCAACGCGTCAAAGCACGGGACGTGGGGCGACGAGACGGAGCATTTCctacatgacatcacacacgGGGAACACCATGAACACCGGCATGTAAAGAGCGAGCCTCACCAGGAACACAATCACGAGCACATAGATGTTCACGGATTAAAGGTGGTGATCCAGGAGCTCCATGATCACTATGAGCCTCTGAACAGTGAG GGTAACCAGAGCTGTCTCACAGCAATTGACATCATGACAGAGGTGAACGCATCGTCACCAGACCAGAGACTGGAAGTGGGTGCCGTTTTGGGTCGCGTCCTGTATCACGCCTTACAAGGTCGCTGCTTCATCAGCCGGGCTCTACCTGAGGAGAGCTTCTTCCTGGACTACATCATGAACCGCCTGGGGTCGGAGAACTTCACTGTCGCGG ATCTGGAGGCTTTCATGAGGAGGCTGAACCTCGGACCAAACCCAGAGGAGGATCACGATCACGGACACGACCACGATCACGGACACGACCACGATCACGGACACGAACACGATCACCATGAAGATGAACAAGCGGAACACGATCACAGTGGTGTAAGACGGAGAGGGAGGAGCAGCCACGAACATCACGAGGTGCATGAAGGCAACACCACCTGGGATCAG TCCTGTTTCTCAGCTGAGGATCTGGTCCTGATCTACAACCTGCCAGACAACAGAACCTCCGGACTGGGTCGGTCCGACGTGGCTCGGCTCAGCCCCGCGCTCGTCCAGCAGATCCTGAGCGGAGCCTGTGCTGACGTCACTAATCCAAAAACACCAGATCAGCTCAGCATGATGGAAC GATACATCTATGCAACCGTTGCCAATGTGGTGATAACTCTGACGTCCATGTTTGGCAtcgtgctgctgctgtgcactTCCTGTACCAGCATGTTCCAGCTCTGTATCCAGTTCTGCATCAGCATGGCTGTCGGTTCACTGACTGGAGATGCATTACTGCACCTGCTGCCCATG TTTCTAGGTTTACACGTGCACTCGGGCGAATCCAGCGACCACAATCATTCCCACGAGGAAGGACTTCCAGACTACGTCTCCAAGATGTTGGTGTTGATAGCCGGGATCTACTACTTCTATCTGATGGAAACGATCTTCTCTCTGatcacatacaaaaaaaatcaccaccatcatcaacatcatcacgGG GAGGATTCGGAGCCTCACCACTGCGACCATGGGAGGGTTTTGGAGTTGTATCAACAGGAAAGGAGACGAAAAGACAAGTCAGCTTCAAAATCAGACCTG GTCGGTGACAATGAGAAATCTCTCTCGGAGCCAAAAGAGCGCACCAGAG AGCAGCGTCTGCTGCCTTACATGATAACTATCGGGGACGGGATCCACAACTTTGCAGACGGCTTAGCGATGGGCGCTGCGTTCTCCCTGTCGTGGAAGTCTGGCCTGGCCACATCACTCGCTGTGCTCTGCCATGAACTACCTCATGAACTGG GtgattttgccattttgctcCACAGCGGTGTGTCAGTCCGCAAGGCGCTGCTTTTAAACGTCGGCAGCGCCATGACCTCGTTCGTCGGCATGTACATCGCTCTGTCTGTGGCCACGGACGTCGCTACCCAACAGTGGATAGCTGCCATTACTGCAGGGCTCTTCCTGTATGTGGGACTGGCTGATATG CTCCCCACCATGATCCACATCAGCAACAAGAGACCCTGGCTGATGTTCCTGCTGCAGAATGTCGGCCTTCTGACCGGCTGGggtattctgctgctgctgtcactttatgaagaaaaaatcaGCTTCTAA